The window TTGCGACAATGTTGAAAATCATTCTCAAAAGCGTTGACTCTGCAAATCGCTCGCAATAAGCGGATGCAAATGGTTCGCAATACAAGGGGCGATTTCAGTGAGTGATGGAATTGGCGCACCGGCGTATCTGGCGCTGTCGGCAGTCGGGTTTTTGATGACGGCACCGGCCCATGCCGGCGAAGAGCCGATTGGCGAAGATGCACAGACCATCGTGGTCGAAGGCTCGCAGAACAAGAAGCCGACCAATCCGGCGCTGACCGAAAAACCCCGAGATACCCCGCGTACGGTCACCGTGCTGGACAAGCAGTTCCTGGCCGATACCGGCGCGGTCACGTTTGCGGACGCGCTGCGCAACGTGCCCGGCATCACCCTGGGCCAGGGCGAGGGCGGCGCCGGATCGGGCGATTTCATCAACCTGCGCGGGTTCGACGCCAGCAACGACATCGCCATCGACGGTTTTGCCGACCGGTTGCAGTACAGCCGTTCCGACGTGTTCAACGTCGAACAGATCGAGGTTTACAAGGGGCCGAATACCGCGCTGTCCGGCGCGGGCGGTGCGGCGGGCCAGATCAACCTGGTCAGCAAGGCACCCCAGATGGCGTCGTTCCTCAATGTCGATGCCAGCCTTGGCAATCGCGAATGGAAGCGGCTGGCGCTCGACGCCAATGTGCAGCAGGCATCGCTGGGCGGCTCTGCATTCCGCCTGAACCTGATGGCGCATGATCAGGATGTGGCCCGGCGGGATCAGATCACGCAGACCCGGTTCGGCGTGGCCCCGTCCTTTTCCATCGGCATGAACGGCCCGACGCGTGCGACGGTCAGCCTGTTCTGGCAGCAGGACGAAAACCTGCCCGATTACGGCATCCCGCTGTTGACCACCGGGGTTCGTCCGGCGCCGATCCGCAATTACTATGGCTGGCGCAACATCGACCGGGAGGATCAGACGGTCATGCTTGCCACGCTTCAGATCGAGCATGAGTTCAGCGACCGGGTTCAGTTGCTCAATGCGACCCGCTGGGGTAAGGTCGATCGCACCGCGGTGTGGTCCACCCCCCGCCCGATCGACGCCCCGTCGCTGAACGCTGCGGCGGCAGCGATTGCGGCGGGACGGCCGCAGGATGGCAACTATATCGTCGGTGGTCCGCAGGGGCTGGGCCGCGTGGCAAGCAACACGGTGCTGACCAATCGCACCGCCCTTACCGTCGATCTGCCCGCCACGGATGGCGGCATCGGCAACACGCTGGTCATCGGCGGCGAAGTAAGCCGCGAGGATTTTCAGCGCAACACGATCACCACCACCGGCATCGCAGGCACGCGCCGCAACCTGTTTGCGCCGACCCCGGATTTTACCGGCCCGTTCAGCCAGACGGTGACGAGCGGTCAATATGACACCTCGGCAACGCGGTACGCGCTGTCGGCGTTCGACACGCTGAAGCTGCTGGGCGATGCGGTTCAGCTGAATGTCGGCGGCCGCTACGAACGGTTCGAGGTCGAGCTGGGCGGCACCGCCTATGCCGCGCTTGCCGATCGCAGCTATGCCGAAAACCTGTTCAGCTGGCAGGCCGGACTGGTCGCCAAGCCGAGCGAGACTGCGTCGATCTACTTCACCTACTCCAATGCGAAACAGCCCCAGGCGCTGTCCGCAACATCGACCGGCGCCGTCACCACCGCCAATCTGGCGCTGCCCGCGCTGAAGAACGAGAATTACGAGATCGGCGCGAAGTGGGATGTGCTGGCCGAAAAGCTCAGCCTGACCGCCGCGCTGTTCCGGACGGAGCGGGTCAATCAGCCGATCACGGTCGGCCCCGATGTGCTGCTGGCCGGGCGTCAGCGGGTGCAGGGCGTCGAACTGAGCGCGACCGGCCAGCTGGCGACGGGATGGCAGCTGTTTGCGGCCTATGCCTATCTCGACAGCGAAATCCTGCGTGCGGCGACGGGCAGCGAACTGACGCTGGGCGAGGTACTGGCGCTGACCCCCAATCATTCCGGCACGCTGTGGACCAGTTACAAGACGGGGCCGTTCCAGATCGGCGGCGGCATCAATTACATGGGCGAGCGCGTGACCCGCAATTCGACCGCGGCACAGGATGCCTGGGCGCTGGACGATTATGTCCTGGCCAATGCGATGGTCGCCTATGACTTCAGCCCGCGCATTTCGCTTCAGGTGAATGCCAACAACATCCTGGACGCGGCGTACATCAACCGCATCCGCGCCAACGACAATTATGTCATCGCGGTGCCGGGCGAAGGCCGCACGGTCATGGCCACCCTGCGTGTGCGGATGTAAACGCCGGCAATGCTGATCATCATTCCCGATGTTCTGGACAAAGCGGCCGTGGCGCGAGTGCGCGCCATGGTCGATGCCGGATCGTGGGTGGACGGCAATGCAACCTCTGGCGCGCAATCCGCACTCGCCAAGCGGAACGAGCAGCTGGACGAGGCGAGCGAGGCGGCACGGACGGCCGGTGCAATGGTGCTGGAGGCGCTGGGCCGTTCACCGCTGTTCATCGCCGCCGCCCTGCCCGCCCGCATCTTTC of the Sphingomonas sp. BGYR3 genome contains:
- a CDS encoding TonB-dependent siderophore receptor, which gives rise to MSDGIGAPAYLALSAVGFLMTAPAHAGEEPIGEDAQTIVVEGSQNKKPTNPALTEKPRDTPRTVTVLDKQFLADTGAVTFADALRNVPGITLGQGEGGAGSGDFINLRGFDASNDIAIDGFADRLQYSRSDVFNVEQIEVYKGPNTALSGAGGAAGQINLVSKAPQMASFLNVDASLGNREWKRLALDANVQQASLGGSAFRLNLMAHDQDVARRDQITQTRFGVAPSFSIGMNGPTRATVSLFWQQDENLPDYGIPLLTTGVRPAPIRNYYGWRNIDREDQTVMLATLQIEHEFSDRVQLLNATRWGKVDRTAVWSTPRPIDAPSLNAAAAAIAAGRPQDGNYIVGGPQGLGRVASNTVLTNRTALTVDLPATDGGIGNTLVIGGEVSREDFQRNTITTTGIAGTRRNLFAPTPDFTGPFSQTVTSGQYDTSATRYALSAFDTLKLLGDAVQLNVGGRYERFEVELGGTAYAALADRSYAENLFSWQAGLVAKPSETASIYFTYSNAKQPQALSATSTGAVTTANLALPALKNENYEIGAKWDVLAEKLSLTAALFRTERVNQPITVGPDVLLAGRQRVQGVELSATGQLATGWQLFAAYAYLDSEILRAATGSELTLGEVLALTPNHSGTLWTSYKTGPFQIGGGINYMGERVTRNSTAAQDAWALDDYVLANAMVAYDFSPRISLQVNANNILDAAYINRIRANDNYVIAVPGEGRTVMATLRVRM